One part of the Bradyrhizobium sp. CB1650 genome encodes these proteins:
- a CDS encoding MFS transporter: MSLTSTASTLHAPIAAEAAPNKLPKRAALVSFVGSMLEYYDFFIYGTAAALIFPKVFFANVDPSTATLLALLSFGIGYIARPVGAVILGHFGDRIGRKTVLLFTLVLMGGSTLAIGLLPDAKAIGNAAPIILTLLRLLQGLSAAGEQSGANSLTLEHSANSNRAFFTSWTLSGTQAGAILATLVFIPVSSLPEEQLLSWGWRIPFLLSALVLLVAYLVRRTMPETPVFTEIKDKAKVARFPVVALLRDYWPDVLRVIVCALIATVSTMTAVFALGYATSKFGVARPTMLWAGALGNVTALITQPLWALLADRIGRKPVFIGGVLGCAVLVFPYFLAVASGNTLAIFAAAMILSGIIYAAPNAIWPSFYAEMFEARVRYSGTAIGTQLGFLAAGFTPLVSASLVGEGPNGWIPVAIFIACCCVISAAAAATARETHAVDIADLGKRRA, translated from the coding sequence ATGAGCCTGACGTCAACCGCATCAACGCTGCACGCACCAATCGCGGCCGAAGCCGCGCCGAACAAGCTGCCCAAGCGCGCTGCGCTCGTCAGCTTTGTCGGCAGCATGCTCGAATACTACGACTTCTTCATCTACGGCACCGCCGCCGCGCTGATCTTTCCAAAAGTGTTCTTCGCCAATGTCGACCCGTCGACCGCAACCCTGCTCGCGCTGCTCTCCTTCGGCATCGGCTATATCGCCCGTCCCGTCGGCGCCGTCATCCTCGGCCATTTCGGCGACCGCATCGGGCGCAAGACGGTGCTCCTGTTCACGCTGGTCCTGATGGGCGGCTCGACCCTCGCCATCGGCCTGTTGCCCGATGCCAAGGCCATTGGCAACGCCGCGCCGATCATCCTCACTCTCTTGCGCCTGTTGCAGGGCCTGTCGGCGGCCGGCGAGCAGAGCGGCGCCAACTCGTTGACGCTGGAGCATTCCGCCAACTCCAACCGCGCTTTCTTCACGAGCTGGACGCTGAGCGGTACGCAGGCTGGCGCGATCCTGGCGACGCTGGTGTTCATCCCGGTGTCGAGCCTGCCGGAGGAACAGCTCCTGAGCTGGGGCTGGCGCATTCCCTTCCTGCTCTCCGCGCTTGTGCTGCTGGTCGCCTATCTGGTGCGGCGGACCATGCCGGAAACGCCCGTCTTCACCGAGATCAAGGACAAGGCGAAGGTCGCCCGTTTTCCGGTGGTGGCGCTGCTGCGCGACTACTGGCCGGACGTGCTGCGCGTGATCGTCTGCGCGCTGATCGCCACCGTGAGCACCATGACCGCCGTGTTCGCGCTCGGCTATGCCACCAGCAAGTTCGGCGTCGCGCGCCCGACCATGCTGTGGGCCGGCGCGCTCGGCAACGTCACGGCGCTGATCACCCAGCCGCTGTGGGCGCTGCTCGCCGACCGCATCGGCCGCAAGCCGGTGTTCATCGGCGGCGTGCTCGGCTGCGCGGTGCTGGTCTTCCCGTACTTCCTTGCGGTGGCATCGGGGAATACGCTCGCGATCTTCGCCGCCGCGATGATCCTCTCCGGCATCATCTATGCCGCGCCGAACGCGATCTGGCCGTCCTTCTATGCCGAGATGTTCGAAGCGCGCGTGCGCTACTCCGGCACCGCGATCGGCACGCAACTCGGCTTCCTTGCCGCCGGCTTCACGCCGCTGGTGAGCGCGAGCCTGGTCGGCGAGGGGCCAAATGGCTGGATCCCGGTCGCAATCTTCATCGCCTGCTGCTGCGTGATCTCGGCAGCGGCCGCGGCCACGGCGCGCGAAACCCATGCCGTCGACATCGCCGATCTCGGCAAGCGGCGTGCTTGA
- a CDS encoding carboxylesterase family protein, giving the protein MLTGAVPTTSGPVLGAEQAGVRVFKGVPFAVARRFAKATPPRAWTEPRRCTDYGAYAPQPGHLDHADEDSCLSLNIWAPAAVDRPLPVLFFIHGGAFVTGGGADYDGGFLAAHGPAVIVTINYRLGPLGFLQLHRHGLDEANNLAVSDALAALDWVRANIASFGGDPDAVTLSGQSAGASMAIALATLPQAKGKFIRALALSAPGRTITSADHADEVAARVLAELEMVRDPAAIAAVPLPQLFAAVERVGRRLADETDGGTVFGPVLDGTVIPREPRDVLADGELRDIPLWLGSCRDEMMMFLKSTPPAAMIRVTEQQVRAAFGDAGWERLAACYRATARADEDPYEALLSDAFWHRPMADLARLHAAAGGAVWLSRFDHRPALEPFLSQGPTHGADNACLWAHLPDFIDRPILRRKGGPMTPADIDVAARFQASVLRFVATGMPDVAEAWPRFEPGKEPLAIFGQPFHIVPLNQGKRFGLWAELTERSHREAVA; this is encoded by the coding sequence ATGCTGACAGGCGCAGTTCCAACCACGAGCGGGCCGGTTCTCGGCGCCGAGCAGGCCGGCGTGCGCGTCTTCAAGGGCGTGCCGTTCGCGGTTGCGCGGCGCTTTGCAAAGGCAACACCGCCGCGCGCCTGGACGGAGCCGCGCCGCTGCACGGACTACGGCGCCTATGCGCCGCAGCCCGGCCACCTCGACCATGCCGACGAGGACTCCTGTCTCAGCCTGAACATCTGGGCGCCGGCGGCCGTCGATCGTCCGCTGCCGGTGCTGTTCTTCATCCATGGCGGTGCCTTCGTCACCGGCGGCGGCGCCGACTATGACGGCGGCTTCCTCGCTGCGCACGGCCCGGCCGTGATCGTCACCATCAACTACCGGCTCGGGCCGCTCGGCTTCCTGCAGCTCCATCGCCACGGACTGGACGAGGCCAACAATCTGGCTGTCTCGGATGCGCTTGCCGCACTCGACTGGGTTCGCGCCAACATCGCAAGTTTCGGCGGCGACCCGGACGCGGTGACGCTGTCGGGCCAATCGGCCGGCGCGTCCATGGCGATTGCGCTGGCAACGCTGCCGCAAGCCAAAGGCAAATTCATCCGCGCCCTTGCGCTCAGTGCGCCCGGCCGAACCATCACGAGCGCCGATCATGCCGACGAGGTCGCGGCTCGCGTGCTCGCCGAACTCGAGATGGTGCGCGATCCCGCTGCGATCGCGGCCGTGCCGTTGCCGCAGCTCTTTGCGGCGGTGGAGCGCGTCGGCCGGAGGCTCGCGGATGAGACGGACGGAGGCACGGTGTTCGGCCCGGTGCTCGACGGCACCGTGATCCCGCGCGAGCCGCGCGATGTCCTTGCCGACGGGGAGTTGCGCGACATTCCGCTCTGGCTCGGCTCCTGCCGCGACGAGATGATGATGTTCTTGAAGAGCACGCCGCCGGCCGCGATGATCCGCGTCACCGAACAGCAGGTGCGCGCCGCCTTCGGCGATGCCGGCTGGGAGCGCTTGGCTGCCTGCTACCGCGCCACGGCGCGCGCCGACGAGGATCCGTACGAGGCGCTGCTGTCGGACGCGTTCTGGCATCGCCCGATGGCCGATCTGGCGCGGCTTCACGCAGCAGCCGGCGGCGCGGTATGGCTGAGCCGGTTCGATCATCGCCCCGCGCTGGAGCCGTTCCTGTCGCAGGGGCCGACCCACGGCGCCGACAATGCCTGCCTGTGGGCACACCTGCCTGACTTCATCGACCGCCCGATCTTGCGCCGCAAGGGCGGACCGATGACGCCGGCCGACATCGACGTGGCGGCGCGGTTTCAGGCGAGCGTGCTGCGCTTCGTCGCGACCGGCATGCCGGATGTTGCCGAAGCATGGCCGCGGTTCGAGCCCGGCAAGGAGCCTCTCGCAATCTTCGGCCAGCCGTTTCATATTGTTCCTCTCAACCAAGGCAAGCGCTTCGGCCTGTGGGCGGAGCTGACCGAACGGTCCCATCGCGAAGCGGTGGCCTAA
- a CDS encoding carboxylesterase family protein encodes MGGKMKVANRNFAHLVQSVLSVASLAMLATSAVTPASAQIVVTPIPGDPVSIDSGAVSGKVLPSGVKAYLGIPYAAPPLGDLRWREPQKVEAWKGVYHADRLASECIQVLRRHNLNHYFGEEATSENCLYLNIWASGDAKAGAKLPVVAWIYGGGFTLGSSGMAMYDGENVAKKGTIFVSFNYRVGILGNLAHPELTAESPHHASGNYGLMDQVAALQWIKRNIAQFGGDPDNVTITGQSAGAMSVSAIEASPLAKGLFNRGFAMSLSMFDNRFKFPKLPDAEKIGLEVQSALGVSSLAEMRLIQADKILAIQKDCQLGCAGNIAVPLDIDGHVLPDTVPNIFAAGKQNDVATVAGFTRDESSNDLRTAANLEAYLAAARKLYGDQADRFLALYPAKTDDEAKAMGLLAAREGLVEVGTRNWAVAQRKTGKARFYMYMFSRVHPFAPGVEFFDSPQKIGAYHTSDVPYWFGTQDAFNKFRTTRVWTEFDRALSDRMMETLVAFARTGDPSTPATPWPQWTVDAQKYLEFGDDIGVREENRARLDFHTPVNVTPSTPRASRD; translated from the coding sequence ATGGGAGGCAAGATGAAGGTCGCCAACCGCAACTTCGCGCACCTCGTGCAATCGGTCCTGTCGGTCGCGAGCCTCGCCATGCTTGCGACCTCAGCCGTCACACCGGCATCCGCGCAAATCGTCGTGACGCCCATTCCCGGCGATCCCGTCAGCATCGACTCCGGCGCCGTGTCCGGCAAGGTGCTACCCTCGGGCGTGAAGGCCTATCTCGGCATCCCCTATGCTGCTCCGCCGCTCGGCGATCTCCGCTGGCGCGAGCCGCAGAAGGTCGAGGCGTGGAAGGGCGTCTACCACGCCGATCGCCTCGCGAGCGAATGCATCCAGGTGCTGCGCCGGCATAACCTCAATCACTATTTCGGTGAGGAGGCGACGAGCGAGAATTGCCTCTACCTGAACATCTGGGCGAGCGGCGATGCCAAGGCGGGCGCAAAGCTTCCGGTCGTGGCCTGGATCTATGGCGGAGGCTTCACGCTCGGCTCCAGCGGCATGGCGATGTATGACGGCGAGAACGTCGCGAAGAAAGGCACGATCTTCGTCAGCTTCAACTACCGCGTCGGCATTTTGGGCAATCTCGCCCATCCCGAGCTGACCGCGGAATCGCCGCACCACGCATCCGGCAATTATGGCCTGATGGATCAGGTCGCCGCTCTGCAATGGATCAAGCGCAACATCGCGCAATTCGGCGGCGATCCCGACAACGTGACCATCACGGGCCAGTCGGCCGGCGCCATGTCGGTGTCGGCGATCGAGGCGAGCCCGCTGGCGAAGGGTCTGTTCAATCGCGGCTTTGCGATGAGCCTGAGCATGTTCGACAACCGCTTCAAATTCCCGAAGCTGCCGGACGCCGAGAAGATCGGCCTCGAGGTGCAGTCGGCGCTAGGCGTGTCGTCGCTCGCGGAGATGCGGCTGATCCAGGCCGACAAGATCTTGGCGATCCAGAAAGATTGTCAGCTCGGTTGCGCCGGGAACATCGCCGTGCCGCTCGATATCGACGGCCATGTGCTGCCCGATACGGTGCCGAACATTTTTGCGGCCGGCAAACAGAACGATGTCGCCACCGTTGCCGGCTTCACCCGCGACGAAAGCTCGAACGATCTCCGCACCGCGGCAAATCTCGAAGCCTATCTCGCCGCTGCAAGGAAGCTCTACGGTGACCAGGCCGATCGCTTCCTCGCGCTCTATCCTGCAAAGACCGATGACGAGGCGAAAGCCATGGGCCTCCTCGCTGCGCGCGAGGGGCTGGTCGAGGTGGGCACGCGCAACTGGGCCGTGGCGCAGAGGAAGACCGGCAAGGCGCGGTTCTACATGTACATGTTCTCGCGGGTGCATCCTTTCGCACCCGGTGTCGAGTTCTTCGACAGCCCGCAGAAGATCGGCGCTTACCACACCTCCGACGTGCCCTATTGGTTCGGCACGCAGGACGCCTTCAACAAGTTCCGCACCACGCGGGTCTGGACCGAATTCGATCGTGCACTGTCCGACCGCATGATGGAAACGCTCGTCGCCTTCGCGCGCACGGGAGACCCGAGCACGCCGGCGACGCCATGGCCGCAGTGGACGGTCGACGCGCAAAAATATCTGGAGTTCGGCGACGACATCGGCGTGCGCGAGGAAAATCGCGCGCGCCTCGATTTCCACACGCCGGTAAACGTCACGCCGTCGACGCCGCGGGCGTCGCGGGACTAG
- a CDS encoding c-type cytochrome: MPGLLSLFGNERSGFTDAHGESRAMRVSTALFAFSMASLAAAGAPARSQEGPPAWAYPVNPPNFQRAPDDGTIRRVPDSAAGFTLTQVRDLFAAPDWHPDDHAPMPDIVAKGRKPDVFACGVCHRADGPGGPENASLFGLSAEYITQQTAEFKTGLRMNSAPRVATDLMIKLSKAVTDQELREGAAYFASIRPRSNIAVVETDTVPKTEVRDLFLAALDGAEKEPIGQRIIEIPENVEDFVSRDSHARFIAYVPVGAVQKGQALAANSDPRVQCTTCHGPGLKGTDIAPRIAARSPTYLFRQLYDFRSGARKGANSELMKPIVETLSIDDMIALVAYSASLTP; the protein is encoded by the coding sequence TTGCCGGGCCTGCTCTCCTTGTTCGGAAACGAACGGTCTGGCTTCACCGACGCGCACGGAGAGTCGAGAGCCATGAGAGTTTCGACTGCGCTTTTTGCATTTTCGATGGCATCGCTTGCTGCGGCGGGAGCGCCTGCGCGAAGCCAGGAAGGTCCGCCGGCATGGGCCTATCCGGTAAACCCGCCAAATTTTCAACGCGCTCCTGACGATGGCACGATCAGGCGCGTTCCTGACAGCGCCGCCGGCTTTACGCTCACGCAAGTGCGCGATCTGTTCGCCGCGCCCGACTGGCATCCGGACGATCATGCGCCAATGCCGGACATCGTCGCAAAAGGGAGGAAGCCGGACGTGTTCGCCTGCGGCGTCTGTCATCGGGCAGACGGACCGGGCGGTCCCGAGAATGCCAGCCTGTTTGGCCTGTCCGCGGAATACATCACGCAGCAGACCGCGGAGTTCAAGACGGGCCTGCGCATGAACTCGGCGCCTCGGGTTGCCACCGACCTGATGATAAAATTGTCGAAAGCTGTGACCGATCAGGAGCTCAGAGAGGGTGCTGCCTATTTTGCGTCAATCAGGCCGAGATCGAACATCGCGGTCGTGGAGACCGACACCGTACCGAAAACAGAGGTGAGAGATTTATTCCTGGCTGCACTGGACGGCGCCGAGAAGGAGCCCATCGGTCAGCGCATCATCGAGATTCCAGAGAACGTTGAAGACTTTGTCAGCCGAGACTCCCACGCTCGTTTCATTGCTTATGTCCCGGTTGGCGCCGTTCAGAAGGGGCAGGCGCTGGCAGCGAACAGTGACCCCCGCGTCCAGTGCACGACCTGCCACGGTCCTGGCCTCAAAGGCACCGACATCGCGCCGCGGATTGCGGCCCGTTCTCCCACGTATCTGTTCCGGCAGCTCTACGACTTCAGATCGGGTGCGCGGAAGGGCGCCAACAGCGAGCTCATGAAACCGATTGTCGAGACGCTCAGCATCGACGACATGATCGCGCTGGTCGCCTATTCGGCGTCGCTCACGCCCTGA
- a CDS encoding Crp/Fnr family transcriptional regulator yields the protein MTARSPEGIAPVQRTGIGNRLLAALPPADLGLLTPYFQKVSFEPDAVLVRSGDELDPVYFPHSGAIAFMLDMPDGQTVATTLMGREGALASFSVLGPSHSSVTAVARVGGTASLISAARFRAAAAQSAAIRNVVQVHARAVLLQLQHVAACNALHRVDGRMARWLLQLHDRVLDDLLPVTQEALAQLLGVRRTTVTLTMNKLREVGAVPSDRRGFVEIDRTRLEKAACDCYALMQSTIDRMYCQELPAPQPAHAPFRESAIVTSDGAGGESRAVSRAGK from the coding sequence TTGACTGCTCGTTCGCCAGAAGGCATTGCGCCCGTCCAGCGCACTGGCATCGGCAATCGGCTGCTGGCGGCGTTGCCGCCGGCGGATCTCGGCCTGCTCACGCCCTACTTCCAGAAGGTCTCGTTCGAGCCCGATGCCGTCCTGGTGCGGTCGGGCGATGAGCTCGACCCGGTCTATTTTCCCCATAGCGGCGCTATCGCCTTCATGCTCGATATGCCGGACGGGCAAACGGTCGCAACCACCTTGATGGGGCGGGAAGGCGCTTTGGCCTCGTTCTCCGTGCTCGGCCCGTCGCATTCCTCCGTGACCGCGGTTGCTCGCGTGGGCGGCACGGCATCGCTGATTTCCGCCGCCAGATTTCGGGCTGCCGCTGCGCAAAGCGCAGCCATCAGGAATGTCGTGCAAGTCCACGCCCGCGCGGTGCTATTGCAGCTCCAGCACGTGGCCGCCTGCAACGCGCTGCACCGGGTCGATGGCCGCATGGCGCGGTGGCTCCTGCAGCTACACGACCGCGTCCTCGATGATCTCCTTCCGGTGACGCAGGAGGCACTGGCGCAATTGCTCGGAGTGCGGCGGACGACAGTGACTCTGACGATGAACAAGCTACGCGAGGTCGGCGCCGTCCCGTCCGACCGGCGCGGATTCGTGGAGATCGATCGGACGCGGCTCGAGAAGGCGGCATGCGATTGCTATGCGCTCATGCAGAGCACGATCGATCGGATGTATTGCCAGGAATTGCCGGCGCCGCAACCTGCCCATGCGCCGTTCCGGGAAAGCGCCATCGTTACCTCCGACGGAGCGGGTGGCGAATCCAGAGCCGTTTCGCGGGCGGGAAAATAG
- a CDS encoding AraC family transcriptional regulator — translation MAVDDVEDSKRRIDARAQMRLLELAARKLQDDCFGFHLAQDFELGEIGLLYYVMASSEHLADALQTGGRYCAINNEGVRLRTSLERGLTIGLEYVNIDRLSDRHHTEFWLIALVRICRALTDGRLAPRQIKLKHYRRETPLEVRSQLGCDIEFAADRDEVLFPARIGALPVVRADSHLNKMLLQYADEALSNRTSTRADLRSRVEDQIAQLLPHGKANAAEVARRLGMSRRTLARALSSEGTGFSNVLEAFRNALACRYLKEEELPISQIAWLLGYTEVSSFTHAFVRWTGLTPKAYRSSNDVL, via the coding sequence TTGGCGGTCGACGACGTTGAGGACAGCAAACGCCGCATTGATGCGAGAGCGCAGATGAGGCTCCTCGAACTCGCTGCCAGAAAATTGCAGGACGACTGCTTCGGGTTCCATTTGGCTCAAGACTTCGAGTTGGGGGAGATTGGACTTCTGTACTACGTCATGGCCTCGTCAGAGCACCTCGCTGACGCCTTGCAAACTGGAGGACGTTACTGCGCGATCAACAACGAGGGTGTACGGCTGCGGACGTCCCTGGAACGCGGACTGACCATTGGACTTGAGTATGTCAACATCGATCGCCTATCGGACCGTCACCATACGGAATTTTGGCTAATCGCGCTTGTCCGTATCTGTCGTGCGTTGACTGACGGCAGGCTCGCTCCAAGGCAGATCAAACTAAAACACTACAGACGCGAAACGCCTTTGGAGGTCCGATCCCAGCTTGGATGCGACATCGAGTTTGCAGCGGATCGGGACGAGGTGTTGTTTCCCGCGCGGATCGGCGCGTTGCCGGTCGTTCGGGCCGATTCGCACCTCAACAAGATGTTGCTTCAATATGCCGATGAAGCCCTGAGCAACCGGACGTCGACGCGGGCCGACCTACGGTCTCGCGTCGAAGATCAGATCGCCCAACTGCTTCCGCACGGCAAAGCCAACGCCGCGGAGGTCGCGCGCCGCCTTGGCATGAGCCGGAGAACTCTCGCTCGGGCTCTATCGTCCGAGGGCACGGGCTTTTCGAACGTGCTCGAAGCGTTTCGAAATGCACTTGCGTGCCGCTACCTCAAGGAAGAGGAACTGCCGATTTCCCAGATCGCATGGTTGCTGGGCTACACTGAGGTCAGCTCCTTCACACATGCTTTCGTTCGTTGGACCGGCCTTACGCCAAAGGCGTATCGGAGCTCGAACGATGTTCTCTGA